The Euwallacea fornicatus isolate EFF26 chromosome 14, ASM4011564v1, whole genome shotgun sequence nucleotide sequence TAGAGGGTTTTGTCAGCGCTCgaaaaaaactctttaaacttttttatcatcaggtataaaatttatttatgactaaatttatgttttcctacatgttttaggaaaaaagATATCTTGGTAGAAGTCTCTACAAGTACTCTTtcgtgaaatattttatttttaaagtttgccgTATCTCTAATGCAGTAACTATTCGCACAGTTGAATACCTCGTAAACTATTTGAATATGCAATTTTAACCAATAAATCGTGCACTTCATAagtaattgtatatttttttaactgttcacttttattaaatattcggAGTGATCTCCGTTAACATCCCTACAAAGATTAACTCGacgtaaaaagttaaaatgggTCTTCTTGAGttatttgaagtatttttttgttgataaaatcGTGCTTGCTTGTATAAAGTAGGTACGTGCGGTAGTAGTATGTCGATATCTACGATAGTCAAAACGTGTCAacttcgaacatttaataaaagcgaacagttaaaaaaatatataattacaTATGAAGTGCACGATTTACGAAGTTATATTGCTGCCTAAGTTACCCGATTTGAAAAATCAGGCTTCACGCTACTGActtaagtttaataaaaataaatcagaatGTTATAACACGTTTTTTAGAtatattgtatttttagtttcttttctttaGACGACTTATCTAGAATATCGAAGTATGTGATTGAGTATCGAGACCTTTTTTTATTCCCCCTCACATTTCAAGTGATTAAAGAATAATATAGGATTTCCGAAAACCCTGCTTCTTGGATTTGCATATAATTATTTGGTAGTatattgtttgaaaaaagatttaattagTTGTTGAGTAATCAGATGTCAGTTAGcgggtatacagggtgttctatttattGGAagtaaagaaatgttttatatttaactttctaaaaatattgtatataatatataagCGTTGTCGCATTTATAAATACATCATTTGTactgaagaattttaaatgcaacttagggacaaaatatttttgaagacaTCCACACATTATACACACTGTCAATGTTAAAAAGACATTCATCTTACTTTTTGcctaagatttttttcctaaagccgtgaattaaaaatgtttcactaaaaaaacacatttttcttaCCCATTGTGTAGCAGTTTTTGTCAcagaatataaaatatcatttttcgaTACCTTGAGAATACAGCTTATTAAATGTGTTTCAAGTGTTCAAATATCTTTGTTATTTTCTAAGATATTTGTGTCTCGAAACTTCAGcagttattaattatgttaaaaacatGGTGCTTTAACATTCTATTAGCAAGGTTGCCATATCTCAGGTTCAGATAGTAAATATTATTGCCTTGACTTTTCAGCTGTCAAGCGTTTCCTGTTTGCCACCATTGCTGTCAGCTTGCTGAAAATTCCCTTGTTTCTTTCTCTTGAATTTTCCCAACTTGAAGTTGGTTCAAATTGAATTATAGACGTGTATTTCTATGTTAGTATAATTTGTTACTAATGTACTCTATtgtacaataaattattaaatatttttcttttcagaaaACATAAAATGGAAAACGAAGCCGGCGATTTCGTTGACTTGTACTGCCCCAGAAAATGGTAGGCAATTCTAACCTAACGACACGTGTTTTTTGGTGTGATTGTTTGATTTTATATCATTATGGTTTTACTTAAAAGTTTCATGTTGGAAACTATgtgtgtatttaatttttagttcagCGTCAAACCGAATCATCCATGCAAAAGACCATGCATCCATTCAAATTAGTATTGCAGAAGTTGACCCAGCCACTGGGAGAATGACTGATACCTCAAAGAGCTATGCTTTATGCGGGGCCATTCGCAGAATGGGAGAATCAGATGACTGTATTGTTAGGCTGACGAAAAAAGATGGACTTATTGCCAAGTAAGAGCTTTATATTATGTCATTATTGTTACCAAGTATCTTAGGCATGCCTatgtcattattaaaataattcaaatgtgctttatttgaaaactgtCAAGTTCTATCTCTGGCCtatacaaaaaattagtttatatGTTGGAATTTAGTTGGTTCACTATAATGTCTGAAATAgtttactttgaaaattttatttcattccttagttaatttttatttttaactgtcATTACAATCTGGTAACAGtctaatttacttttttgtaaTCCAGTGTAACTCTTTTGCCATTCATAGTATGCCTTCTAAACCAAATAAATAACCTCCCAAACTTCACAGACTTTAAAGACTTTAGGACAAACTGAGAAGCCAACTATATATgtttctaataaattaaatgattCAGTTTCTTTACTATTTATTACATCTTACTGCTGTAGATCTATgaaccaagatataatgattgttttaattatgattgtaattttttaaaataatataaaatactgTACAGACAAGTTAACCAATTGTCACTTTAAAGACCATTTAATTACTATAATTTAGACTTATTGACTTACTTTCTTTTTGTTGCAGAAACTTCTAACTGGGAACATAGATGGATAAGGTGAAATGTACGTTcagataaaatatataatatatatctgatttttcatttaatgttgtttaaaaaaacaagttaTTCACATCCATAgtccttttcaatttttatttaaaccaaTATCGTTTAGATgattaaaaagattaaaatagaCAGTTTGGGAAGTCACAATACCTTTAGTTTTTACGacattttaacgaaaattgcgCATTGCATTTTTCCACGTGGCAAATTATCGCACTATTCTCTACTGTAAAAGAGACGAATTGTCtcattttaaatgtattgccaggtttcttttttgtgtgatatcattaaaaaataatcggcTAGTGCCAATATATTTGAGGGCTAAAACAAAAGACACATTtgcagatatttttaaaattgcgtttttatttaatagtaTGTTATTCCTTTGTAATGCccttaaatttgattttaaaaattgcgagGATTGGTAGAAAGGCCCTTGAATTTGAAACGTCCCTCAGAATGAG carries:
- the RpS21 gene encoding small ribosomal subunit protein eS21 — encoded protein: MENEAGDFVDLYCPRKCSASNRIIHAKDHASIQISIAEVDPATGRMTDTSKSYALCGAIRRMGESDDCIVRLTKKDGLIAKNF